The following are encoded together in the Terriglobia bacterium genome:
- a CDS encoding Zn-dependent exopeptidase M28: protein MPIQGWKRLLLNADKFAGKGNFPIEAYSEFMPPPRLGFSPYTRRDSGFFAEEDPWGWPVTEYEEAFQLVPGLHSVAQQILKVLVHLARGEPAHGISRIKLLDNPYWPEELARHAGALAHERFVIILPLALSRSQDDKGRVRWTLFGGSEQGPSRAFWRGFYTSPGSELPEEHALGFICKLVGEVYGAPLTSSGELYRAGFRILIGDHAPASDDPHPSWTSPYLWTAGQSLDGVHYMLTFTPFSKLPPPVRGAYLEGRLHLLPFPGSLLFWGAPAYLQLQRELPLALQIPLLHSVSRHEGPQGLRIPQSGWLHEPGSGQSESGDLHAPFRNTYIRTHRWARVHRHEDETAVLAREDKLAHVLFSARPDDVELYGKPMARNAQIWTHDYHLLLDGPHAASAEIRRAFQVVSAGGMFGYRFQFPAMRVGLHEVYWHRPLVAYQSPATGEPVLLQDWPPGFLTAYRTDRLTKERPVELWPRLLERENHLAASQLFEQSPDDRHPHQTAQNVRKLFDVAASVGMHPLPRTFAHRLLTLGKYESLDDWLESLSVRATEPVRGRRLAAEIGRLLETQASPSIVSAPKAPVDSLTYGYTANRSFETRYWNTIRKLAAGAFVNKCNADCVRDPVTLKMLHHHHRDLEALGDYLLAHYAQVVSACGLGGKILVGELPFRWKTDFDFDWSGGWLSNQQERTHERNLLVVIPGRDRRRAVIMADHYDTAYMEDVYDKARGGSGARIAAAGADDNHSATAALMLAAPVLCRLSCAGNLGCDVWLVHLTGEEFPSDCMGARQLCRQLVEGTLKIHLAGGRSRDLSRVQVQGVYVLDMVAHNNDHARDIFQIAPGAGAESLRLAYRAHRANEAWNSLTGMWNRRASRRGRGRGCRSADGNTIPRIAEHPVLHGEVRLPYDSRSTLYNTDGQIFSDVGIPVVLFMENYDINRAGYHDSHDTMANIDLDYGSAVVAITIESVVRAATVP, encoded by the coding sequence ATGCCCATCCAGGGATGGAAACGACTACTTCTCAATGCAGACAAATTTGCAGGGAAAGGTAACTTTCCGATCGAAGCGTACTCGGAGTTCATGCCCCCGCCGCGCCTGGGGTTCAGTCCATACACGCGCCGGGACAGCGGTTTTTTCGCCGAGGAGGATCCTTGGGGCTGGCCGGTAACGGAGTATGAAGAAGCCTTCCAACTCGTGCCGGGATTGCACTCCGTGGCTCAGCAGATCCTGAAGGTGCTGGTGCATCTTGCCCGCGGCGAACCGGCGCACGGGATTTCCAGAATCAAGCTGCTCGACAATCCCTATTGGCCCGAAGAGCTTGCCCGCCATGCAGGGGCGCTGGCCCACGAACGATTCGTCATCATCCTGCCGCTGGCGCTGTCGCGGTCGCAGGACGACAAGGGCCGCGTACGCTGGACCCTTTTCGGCGGCAGTGAACAGGGGCCCTCCCGGGCTTTCTGGAGAGGATTCTACACCTCGCCGGGAAGCGAACTGCCGGAAGAACATGCGTTGGGTTTCATCTGCAAGTTGGTCGGTGAAGTTTACGGCGCGCCCCTCACTTCTTCGGGTGAGTTATATCGCGCCGGATTTCGCATTCTGATTGGGGATCACGCACCGGCAAGCGATGACCCGCATCCAAGCTGGACGTCGCCCTACCTGTGGACTGCCGGACAGTCGCTGGACGGTGTGCACTACATGCTGACCTTTACGCCCTTCAGCAAGCTGCCGCCCCCCGTGCGCGGTGCCTATCTCGAAGGCAGGCTTCACCTGTTGCCTTTCCCCGGCAGTTTGTTGTTTTGGGGAGCGCCCGCATATCTGCAGCTGCAACGGGAGCTTCCGCTCGCGCTCCAGATACCGTTGCTCCACTCCGTTTCGCGTCATGAGGGTCCGCAGGGATTGCGCATCCCGCAGTCGGGCTGGCTCCACGAACCGGGATCCGGGCAATCCGAATCCGGTGACCTTCATGCTCCTTTCCGGAACACTTATATCAGGACTCATCGCTGGGCGCGTGTGCACCGCCACGAAGACGAAACTGCCGTGCTGGCGCGCGAAGACAAACTGGCGCACGTCCTCTTCAGCGCCCGACCGGATGACGTAGAACTCTACGGCAAGCCGATGGCACGCAATGCCCAGATCTGGACGCACGACTACCATCTCCTTCTTGACGGCCCCCACGCCGCTTCCGCGGAGATTCGCCGGGCCTTTCAGGTCGTGAGTGCGGGCGGCATGTTCGGCTACCGGTTTCAGTTTCCGGCGATGCGTGTCGGCCTGCATGAGGTCTACTGGCATCGCCCGTTGGTTGCATACCAGTCGCCTGCAACCGGGGAGCCGGTATTGCTCCAGGATTGGCCCCCGGGATTTTTGACAGCTTACCGCACGGATCGGCTCACTAAGGAACGTCCGGTCGAACTCTGGCCGCGTCTTCTGGAGCGCGAGAATCACCTGGCTGCGTCGCAGCTTTTCGAGCAGTCGCCGGATGACCGGCATCCGCACCAGACTGCCCAGAACGTGCGCAAGCTTTTTGATGTCGCGGCGTCGGTCGGAATGCATCCTCTGCCCCGCACCTTTGCGCACCGGCTGCTGACGCTGGGCAAGTATGAGTCGCTCGATGACTGGCTGGAATCACTCTCCGTGCGTGCAACCGAGCCAGTGAGGGGCCGGCGGCTTGCCGCGGAAATCGGCCGACTGCTCGAAACGCAAGCGTCGCCATCGATTGTGAGCGCACCCAAGGCGCCGGTTGATTCACTAACCTATGGCTACACGGCGAACAGGTCTTTCGAGACCAGATATTGGAATACGATCCGGAAGCTGGCTGCAGGCGCGTTTGTCAATAAGTGCAACGCCGACTGCGTGCGCGATCCGGTCACGCTCAAGATGCTCCATCATCATCACCGCGATCTGGAAGCCCTCGGAGACTACTTGCTCGCGCACTATGCGCAGGTGGTGTCTGCCTGCGGTTTGGGAGGGAAAATCCTTGTGGGAGAGCTCCCGTTCCGATGGAAGACCGACTTCGATTTTGATTGGTCGGGCGGTTGGCTCAGCAACCAGCAGGAGCGCACACATGAGCGGAACCTGCTGGTGGTCATTCCGGGTCGGGATCGCCGCAGGGCTGTAATCATGGCCGACCACTACGACACGGCCTACATGGAGGACGTATACGACAAGGCGCGCGGTGGTTCAGGCGCCCGGATCGCGGCTGCCGGGGCCGATGACAATCACTCCGCGACCGCCGCCCTTATGCTGGCTGCGCCGGTGTTGTGCCGCTTGAGCTGTGCGGGCAACCTGGGCTGTGACGTCTGGCTGGTTCACCTTACCGGGGAGGAGTTTCCCTCCGACTGCATGGGTGCGCGGCAGCTATGCCGTCAACTGGTCGAAGGGACGTTGAAGATCCATCTCGCCGGAGGACGCAGCCGCGATCTGTCGCGGGTGCAGGTACAGGGCGTGTATGTTCTCGACATGGTCGCCCACAACAACGACCACGCCCGGGATATCTTCCAGATTGCCCCGGGCGCCGGGGCCGAGTCGCTCCGCCTTGCCTATCGGGCTCATCGCGCCAATGAAGCCTGGAACAGCCTCACCGGAATGTGGAACCGGCGCGCCTCAAGAAGGGGTCGCGGGCGCGGGTGCCGCAGCGCCGACGGCAACACGATCCCCAGGATCGCGGAGCATCCCGTTCTTCACGGAGAGGTGCGGTTGCCATATGACTCAAGGAGCACTCTCTACAACACCGACGGTCAGATTTTCTCCGACGTTGGTATCCCGGTGGTGCTTTTTATGGAAAACTACGACATCAACCGCGCCGGCTACCACGACAGCCACGACACCATGGCGAACATCGACCTTGACTACGGCTCCGCAGTGGTTGCCATTACCATAGAGTCCGTCGTCCGCGCCGCCACCGTCCCCTAA